GTACGTGGATCTTTTCCCCGATCCCCGGTGCATTTCTGGTCCAGCCGAAACCATGCTTGCACCCCTACGAGCCGCAAACGACCCTTCACGTTTCGATGCGCAGCGAGGATCAGGCGGATGCGTGAATTGCCAACCACGCGCCGGCGCCCTCCAGGGTTTTGAAGTCTTCCAGACCTCTTGTCGAAACTCCTTGATAGGCGCCAGCTACCATATCGCTGAGAGCCGCACCCGGACCGAGCTCTAGAAAGGCATTCGCACCCGCCTCAATGCAGCCTTGCAGGCAATCAGTCCACAGTACCGTTTGAGATAACTGGGCCGCTAGTTTATCGAGACCAGCCTCGGCCTGGATCACTGGCGAGCCGTCAATTCCGCTCAGAATACGCAGGTCTGCATTGGGAGGAAAATGCAAGCGAATATGGCTCAGGCTCCTGCGGAATTTCTCTGAGGCTCTCGTAAGTCGGACAGTGTGCGAAGCGACCTCAACAGGAACCTCCACCACATTCTTGGCTCTCAACGATTTCGCCGCCAAACCCAGTGACTCAAGTGCTGCACGGCTCCCGCCAAGGACAAACGCGTCGCCCGGGTTGACAATAGCGATATCAACATGGTGATCCGCGCAAAGGTTGTCCATTGTTTCTCGCGACAATCCGCGAACGAAGAGCAATCCATCTCCTGGATTCGTAGACTGGTCCATGACTTCGGCCCGGCGCGCAACAAGGTCCAGCGTGTCTGCCATGCTCATGATATCTGCGACACCCCACGCCGCCAGTTCGCCAACGCTGTAGCCGGCAATGACCACCCTGCCCGCCACCTTGTTGCCCAGCGCCGTCGCGGCTGCGAGAGCTTGAAGTACGCAAAGGATCTGACTAATTCGATTTTGATGCAAACATTCGTACGTTTCCGTCTTCACGATGTCACGAGGATCACGGCCCCCCAGCAATTTGGATGCATGTTTGAAAAGGCTGTCGGCCTCAGGCACATTGGCCGTCAGGGCGAACATGTCGGGATGTTGCAGGCCTTGTCCTGAACACAAGATCGCAAGGGTCATATCAGGCGCTCATTGAGGGAAGAGGACAACGATGGCTATCGCCATCGTAACGACGCTCATAGCGGTGCTGGCGATAACCATGGAACCTGTGGCAGCAGAGTCCAGGCGATAGTTTACAGCAAACAAGATACCGAAAAATCCGGATGGAACGGCCGCAAGTAAGATTGCAATTTTAGCGGTTTCCGCGGAAAGAGGTAAGCCGAATGCAATGGCTGCCATCAACAACGGTCGAACGATATCAGCCATCCATGCGGCGCAGACGACGATCCAGTTCATTCGAAATGCCTGAGATGACAGAACCAGGCCAGTCAGAAATAACGCCACACCGGGGGCCGATTGTCCGATCAATATGAGGCAGGAATCGATGACCCGGCCGGTTGCCAACCCGGATAAAGAAAAGAGAATGCCAAGAGCAGGTGCTAGCACGACCGGTTTGGTCAGCGCATGCCACAGCGCCTTGGCGATACGTTTGCTCCTCGACTCAGCTACCGCGCCCTTTTGAACATTCAGTTCGACGATAATAAGTGAGAGTGGACTGACGATGATCGAACCAGCTGCCAGTGCGGTGGCGATCGGAACCGTTCCCGTGGGTCCGAGCACGGCGGATATCATGGGAAGACCAACGCCGGCTAGGTTTGGAAAAGCTATTGTCAGGGCCTGAAGTGAGGCGTCCGCCTTGCTTGCTTTGGATACGAGATGAGCAAATGAATACCAAGCCAGGAACATTGCTAGCATGACCAGACCGAAGGTCGCGAAGAGGGAGGCCTGAGCGAACATCTCAACGCGGGACGCGGATGCAGTTGCTACAAAGAGTGACGCAGGGAGCGCGAAATTCATCACAAGTGCGTTAAATCCATCGACATGGTAATTATCGACGATATGCAACCGCCCGGCGCCATAGCCTAAAAACATCACAAAAAAGACAGGCGCCAACGCCAGGAAAATTGCATAGGTCATGTGCAAACTGACCTCTCGTAAGCATCGACAAAGAGGGTCATGGCGAGTAGGTCTGCTGCCCCGCCTGGACTAAGCGAGCGGGCAATAAACTTCTCGTGAACTGCTTGAGCGGAACGGCGCCAACCCGGCCTACTGACACCTCCGGCTTGGAGGAACCTGCGGGCTGAGCTGCGTGCAAATCGAAGACCTTCCAAACCTCCCCGATGCAGGAGGTTAGTATCTTTTATGGACGCTATGAGGGCGAAACAGGTCTCGATCCGTGCTGCTTCTGCATCATCCGGTGCACGGCGAGCACCTCTGCGCAAGGCGTTTAATCCCACGCTGTAGATGCTGGGAAATCCTAAGGCTGCTTCCATCCGCGCGCCGCCGGCTCCATAACGACGTGAGGCCCCGGTCCCGTGGCTGTGCAGAAGGATGGGGCCATTTATTATGTCCTTGCCCCAGAGGTTGGACACAACTGCTCCCAAGCTTGTTTCAGCATCGATTCGTCCACCAGTTCTGGCGCCTGCTGCCGCACAAAGTAGTCCCAACCCGAATATGGCTCCACGATGGGTGTTGATCCCGGCGGTCGCTGCGAACATAGCCGCTTCAGCTTCGAGGCCAATCACCCTTAGATTTCCCATGCTGCTACCCAAGGCGCCAGCGTTAGCTAAAGCGTAAAAATAGGGCGCAATAGCCCTCGCGCTCGCCCGGAACGTCTCGGCTGTCATGTCGTTGTGGCTACCCGCGTCAATATGGCTTACCAGGCCGGGCTTTGGCCACGTCTCCAATTCCAGAAGCAGGCAGCTTATCGCCAGCGCCGCTATTGCTTCAATCGCAGGGAGATAGGACGCTTCCCGAACTGCGGCATGTGTTTGCTCTACGATTCGCTTCTGGGCGGTTGTCATCGAAAAATCTCGCCGCAAAGAAAGGAGCCTGCGTCTCGCAAGGCTATCTCATCATGCGTCTTGACCAGCACCGCGCGCGCTCCTCCACTGAGCTCGCGCCAGTTCACAGCGGCTCCATCCTCACGGACCAGTTCTCCATCGAGTCGCATTGGGGCAGCAGCCTGGATCGCCGCGAGGTCGGCCACAAGCCGAAGAATATCCGTACTGCGATGGATATGTAGTAGCAGGTCGAGATCAGAGGTGTCCGTGACATAGGGCAAACCCGTTAGCGCGCGCCATGCCAGACTGCCAAAAACTCTTGGCTCCAGCGAATGTTGCGAAGCGACTGCAACGACACGTTCCAGGATGCATCGCCATGCACGCGGTGCAGCGCTAACGACCAACCCAAGCGCCGGGGGCGGCGCGGTAGATACGATTTCTTCGGGCTGCAGCACGAAGGAGAGCCTTCGCTTGCCGGCTGACGGCGGCAATGGAAGACCCAACGGTATCCCACGCGCCTCCCCCGGGACGGCGCGCCGACCTATCAATGGCCATCCCTTCTCGACCCAATGGGCAACGAGTGGGTCAGCTGCTAACTCGCGCCGTGTCTCCAGCATACATGCCCACGCGCGACGATCCACGAAAGCCAGGTTGTGGCGTCTCAGCGAACAACTATCAGCGCTGGAGTGCGAGGTCATAGACGCGCTCCGCAATATCGGCCGCCTTTAGCCGTCCGTGGCGCTCCTTGCCAAGCGTGTCACGTCGGTCGCCCGCGTCTGGCGTGTCACTCAACAGTTTTTCCAGTCGATCCGCGAGTGAAGTGCGTTCGTCCCAAGTAAGTTGAACTGCTCCGAGTTGGAAAAGATTTTGCAGCCCGGGGGCAAATACCGGTGTGGACTTGGCCCGTTCTTTCAACATTTCTATCGACAATTTTGTCACTTTGGCCATGGACGGCAGATCCATTACCACAGGTTCGGCACCTGGTAGTGCCACCAGAACACGCGTTGCAAGCGCCGTTGCAAGAAAAGCGCCGGCCGCCGTATGACCATATAAAAGTCCAATGGTCGGGCGGCCGTGCAGGTTGGCATAAATTAGACACTTGGCCAGGTGGGCGAGAAATTCGTTCAGCCCTAGGAGCTCGTCGCGCTTGCTCATTCGTTGGCTGTCACTGTCCACCATGACAAGTATCGGTCCACTGTCTTTTTCGAGAGAATCAAGAACGTATCCGGACAGCCAAATCGCCTCATCAATCCCGACGGCAGTTCGATCGCAAATACCAATGACGAGCGCCTGCCCGCCAGATCGCAACTTGGCCGACCCAGTTATCACGCCTTCTTCTTTTTTCACTGAATGCCCCTGCGGAAACAGTGAGGCAAGGATGTCATCGAGCATCATGATTGATCCTCCCGGCCTTATCGACGAGCTTCTTGAATTCATCGGGTGCCAAACCCGGAACAGTGTCTGGTTGGGGCACAGCTTCTGCTGACCAGACATCAACAGCGTCCAAGCAGGATCCAAAACGTTCCAAACGTTGTTCAAGGCGCGCTTGCTCATTGATCAAGGTGGCGAGGCTGAAATCTGCGACTGATCTAAGTAACTGCATGGCGGTATTTCGAAAATCTTCCACTGTATCTTCGGTGAAGACGTCGGCGCCGCCCAATAAGCGCCTGTGCTTGCCACCCATGGTACGCCAGACCAGCGCCCGATCTCGCGAATCGAACTCCTCGACGCCGCGATTGGTTTCGATGACCTCAGGACCCGAAACCGCAATACGGCCTTGTTCTGATACCGCTAGTGCTGAACAGCAACCAGCTATCAATCCGCCGCCTCCATAGCAGCCGGCACGTCCGCCGATCAGTCCAATAATCTTGGTCCCCGCCGTTCGCGCCTCAATAATGGCACGCATTATCTCGGCAACAGCGACTTCTCCTGCATTGGCCTCCTGCAAGCGTACGCCGCCCGTATCAAACAAAATCAACACTGGTACTGATTTTATGTCCCGCGCCGCGCGAAGCAGACCCGTCAGCTTTGCCCCATGAACTTCGCCGATGGCACCACCCATGAAACGGCCCTCCTGTGCGGCAACAAATACAGGTGATCCGCCAAGTTCGCCGCGCCCAACAATAATTCCATCATCGAACTGCTCGGGGAGATCAAACACTCGCAGATGCGGGCTAATTTCGCGCATTTGCGGTCCGACAAATTCATGTAATGTTTCTGGATCGAGCAGCAGCCGGACCCGTGTTCTGGCCGACGCCTCGTACCAGCTCGTCATCTGGTCGCGATGCTGCAGCATCGATGCCTGCATTTTTGAACCACTGTTCATTGGTCTTTCCCCTCTATCAATCGTACAGCCTGAGCCAGACGCAGCGAAACTGTGTCCGGGCGAGCGCCGCCGTCATTAATGGAGAATCTTAGCCCGCCGGGGGAATAGCGGTCTACAAAGTCGGCGACGACGGCGGCCCACACTTCTCCAAAGCCGTCGACTGCTGTTTTGATTTCCACCAGACATTCGGCATCAGGCATAACCCGCTCAACCAGTACTTCGAGATTGCCCGAAGCCACTACTCCGATGATGGCGATCTTGTTGTCACCGCGGGCACCTTGGCGGACAATATGGCGTAATTGGAAGTTTTCCATCCCTGTTCCTTCTACCAGTTCCGGAACTGCGTGGGCGGCGCATAAAGCCCGCCGGACCAGTGGACAAGGTCCTTCATCGACCGCGCTGCCAGCATATTTCTATCTGCGTCTAGGGGGTCGATGTCCAAATCTTCGGGTCGGCATATTACACGCCGCTCACGCAATTGTTTGACCAGATTCAAATCCCGCGCTCGCCCGACGTCTGTGTATCCTGCCACGCCTCGAATAGCCTGTTCGCGTTCGTTCGCATCTCGGCATAACAGCAGATTTGCAATACCCTCTTCTGTGATTATATGGGTGACGTCGTCGCCGTAAATCATCACCGGCGCTAGTTCGAGTTTCAGCTTTTCGGCAAGAGCCAGTGCATCAAGCTTCTCGACAAATAGAGGTATGTTTTTGTCGCCGAAGGTTTCGCCGATCTGTACGACGAGCTTGCGCCCGCGACGCAGTGGGGCCACCCCGCCGGGATCTGCTTCAAGACCAGCCTGCAGCCAAGGTTGGCTTGGATGGCGCCTACCACGAGCATCGGATCCCATGTTCGGCGCGCCTCCAAATCCTGCAATGCGCGACGTCGTGACGGTGGAAGAGTTCCCTTGGAGATCGATCTGTAAGGTGGAACCTATGAACATATCGCATGCGTAGAGACCAGCAACTTGGCAAAATGCACGGTTAGATCGCAGTGAACCATCCGGCCCGGTAAAATAGACGTCGGGTCGAGCACGGATATAGCTATCCATGCCAACTTCGGAACCGAAGGAGTGAATTTGCTTTACCCAGCCAGACTCAATAGCAGGAATAAGCGCTGGATGAGGATTCAATGCAAATTGGCTGGCAACCTTACCCCTCAATCCTAGTTTTTCACCATATGTCGGCAATAAAAGCTCAATGGCCGCAGTGCTAAAGCCGATTCCATGGTTAAGTCTGCGGACGCCATATGGCGCATAGACCCCTTTTATTGCGAGCATGGCCGTCAGAATTTGCGTCTCGGTAATAGCGGCGGGATCGCGCGTAAAAAGAGGTTCTACGAAAAATGGCTTGCCTGCTTTAACGATGAAGTGCACCCGGTCTGAAGGGATGTCGACACGTGGCACATGATCAACAATCTCGTTGACCTGAGCAAAGACTATACCGTCTTTGAAAGTCGTAGCTTCCACTACAGTCGGTGTATCCTCCGTATTTGGCCCCGTATAGAGATTGCCATCATGATCGGCGCTAACGGCTGCGATCAACGCAACATTCGGCGTCAAATCTATGAAATAGCGTGCGAACAACTCTAGATAGGTATGGACCGCACCTAACTCTATCTTCCCGCCAAATAGCATCGTTGCGATACGCGCTGACTGAGGCCCGGAATATGCGTAATCAAGTTTCTTGGCCACGCCTCGTTCAAAGATGTCGAGGTGTTCCGACAACACGATTCCGGATTGAACCATGTGCAAATTGTTCACTTTGGCAACATCGACGGCGAGAAGTGCAGCGCTCAGCAAATCCGCCTGCTTCTGATTGTCACCTTCCAGACAGACGCGATCGCCCGGCCTTATGATAGCTTCCATCAGCCGGGTGACGTCAGCCTCCGCTACAAATTTGCCTTGAGCCAGTTTCGCGCCGGCCTCTATCCGGGCATTGCGCGATTCCCGACCATGCTGCCAATTCGCCATGATCTGCACTCCGTCAAAACATGTCAGCTCAGATGCATCGGTGCACTCGCTATTCGCGAGCTTTTTCAGCAGCGTCCTTTATAACCGCCGCGACCTCTCTCGGATGGGATGCATAAACGGAGTGACTGGCGCCTTTGATTTCAATCGTATGGCTCTTGGCCCGAGCATAGTACCAACGTTCCAGATCGGGATTGATGATCTGGTCGCTACCAGCAACGATCCCCCAGCTTGGCTTCGTCTTCCAAGCGGCCGCCGTCAAGGGGGTGGTGAAAACACTGGCCGCGGCCATGACCTGTGACTTGGCAGCGAATTCCGCCTGCTCACGAGGCAAATCAGGTGCGAACAGTTTGAGAAAGTCTGACAGTTTAAGGTAGGTGTAAGCATCAGGCGTTTTGAGGATCGCGCCGTTTGTCTTGGCAAGAATGCTGGGCGTTTTTTTACCGAGAGTTCCCTCGTCTTCACCGACGTCCGGGGCGTGCGCTGCGACATAAACCAGACCAGCAACCTTTGGATGGACTCCCGCTTCGGTGATAATCGAGCCACCATAGCTGTGGCCGACGAGAAGTGTGGGCCCATCCTGAAGGTCCAGTACTCGCTTCGCCGCAACAACGTCTTCCGGGAATGACGTTTCAGGTTCCTGGACCATTGTGACGTTAAAGCCGTCCTTGGTGAGGATTTCATAGACGGGCTTCCAGCCCGACGCGTCTACCCAGGCACCGTGAACCAACACGATGTTCTTTAGAGGCTCGGCGCTCGCCGGGACCAGTGTGGAGACTAGATAAAGAGCTACCGCAGTGGCGAACGAGGCTTTAAGGTTTCGCATGTTCATTCTCCTTTTAATTGCACGGGATTGCTGAGCCTGAAGGTCTGCTCAGAATTATGCTAAAGCCAGTTATGCGATGTAAATTTTTGTAAATCGGGCATTGATCCTCAAGTTCAACGCCCTATCCCTCGAAGGCCAATCCGGATTCCTCGTGCCGTCTCCTGCGGGTTGATCACTCCCGTATCGAGGCGCCTATGCCATGGAATTTTGAAAAGTGATGGCCTGGGTTCACCGGCTACAGCGGATGGGCAATTCCCGCAGATAGGTCAGCCGCGTGTTGCTTCACCCTGCCAATTAGCGACGGTCCGCATAATACAAATTGGCCACCTTGTTGCAGGAACTGAATCCGAAACAATTGGCGCTGATGGTTTATCGACGCCGCCCAAGTCGACTTATTTGCCATGAGCGACGGCACTTGATCGTGTACATCAGAGGCCTTTGAGCGTAGGGCGCAATAGTAGTTCGAGCCGGTCCCGGTCGCGCGATCAAAGGTCCGTCTCAGTTGGCCGAGCCCAGTTGGTCCAGAAGCTTACGCGCAGCAACAAGATCTTGTGTTTTAAATCCCTCTGTAAATCGCCAATAAATACCTTCGAGCATCGAACGGGCGACGTCACTTTTCCCTTGGTCCCTCCACATACGAGCCAGAGGGATAGCGGCTTTCAATTCCCAGCTCAGCGCAGATTTCTTCCGCGCCGCATCCATCGCTTCTAGCAGAGACTTTTGAGCTGCCAGATAGTCTGGACGATGTTGTCCCAGCAGAATCTGGCCGCGGGCCCGCAGCAGGTCAGGGTACCACAATGTCCCGCTGGACCGCTGCGCCTGCGTCAGCGCTTCGTTAATTGTCTTGAGCGCCTCGTCGTGCCGGCCCAATAGAGCTAGCCCTTCAGCAAGTGCTCGCAACGTCGCCAAAGTCACTGTATTGGACTGATTGGCTGCCAACGCTTTCAGGGCGTGCCGAAGAATTTCTACTCCCGACGAGGCATCGCCGCTGACGATCATGAGTTCGCCCCTTAACGCAAGGCCGGCCGCGTAGTAGGGAGCGAGCGAGTATTTTTGCGCGTGCGCAATTGCGTTTTCCGTGTGTGCTACTGCATCTTTGATATTGCCGCTCCAATGCAAAACGGGGATGGAGTAGAGAACGGTAATGCTGTCCAAGATGGGATCATTGAAATCCGGTGACTCCTTAAGTCTCTGATCCTGTAACTCCTTGATCCCTTGAAATGCAATCTGGCAGCCCTGATCGGCAAAACCACAAAGCCATAGGGTCCGTGCTAGGGTTCCCAGGCGACGTACGTAGTGGTGGTAGCGAAAAAAGCTCACCCGTTCCGCCGGTCGGTAGCGAAAAAAGCTCCGACGACCCGGCAAAAAAGACATCAGCTCCATTCCACGCTTGCAATGCTGCAACGCGGTCGCCTGATCGCCCGCCCAGTGATGCGCGGTGCTTAACATCCATGCGATCATGGCGCTTTGGTCCGTCCGTCCGATTGCTTTGACAATCTCGGCCCCTTGCTCGGCGGCGGTCAAGGCCCCGTTAAAGTCACCGCGACGCGTCAGAAAAAGGTTCAGCCCACAAAACAGGTCGGCTTGATGCTCTCTGGCGCCCAGGCTCTCTGCGAGCTCCAGGCCTCGCTCAATGGCCGCCCTAACCTCCTCTGTGTTGCCGAGTGTGTACATGATTGACATCGCTAGAGCTTCCTGCAACGCGAGCTCGAGTAACGAACCGCGATCCCCGTCGGGCAACGCACCCAATGCCTTCCTGCACCATTGCTGGCACTCCTCGAGCAGTGAAATACGTAAGAGCAGACCTGCTGCATGGGCGACAAGCTCCACGCCGATGGATAGATCGCCCGAATCTGAAAAACTCCACGCGAGCGCCTTGCGGATGTTGCTTAGTTGGACAGCATACGTGCTGATTTCGGTGTCGGACAATGCCCAGCTTTTAGCCGCGGCCACCTCGAGAACATTGGCATAATGGCGGGCATGGCGTTTTGCTACCACTTCTGCTTCCCCACCTTCCATAAGCTTAACCACAGCATATGCGCGCGTTGTATCCGATAGGCGATAACTGGCGGGGCTGATTGTCGATGAGATCCAGATGAGAGACTTATCCACCAAGCTGGCAATCGTGTTACTGACCGTTTGTGTCTCTCCACTGGCGAACGCTGCGACTGAATGAGCAGCTGATAGATCGAACTGGC
This window of the Phyllobacterium zundukense genome carries:
- a CDS encoding acyltransferase domain-containing protein, producing the protein MTLAILCSGQGLQHPDMFALTANVPEADSLFKHASKLLGGRDPRDIVKTETYECLHQNRISQILCVLQALAAATALGNKVAGRVVIAGYSVGELAAWGVADIMSMADTLDLVARRAEVMDQSTNPGDGLLFVRGLSRETMDNLCADHHVDIAIVNPGDAFVLGGSRAALESLGLAAKSLRAKNVVEVPVEVASHTVRLTRASEKFRRSLSHIRLHFPPNADLRILSGIDGSPVIQAEAGLDKLAAQLSQTVLWTDCLQGCIEAGANAFLELGPGAALSDMVAGAYQGVSTRGLEDFKTLEGAGAWLAIHASA
- the mdcG gene encoding malonate decarboxylase holo-[acyl-carrier-protein] synthase, whose amino-acid sequence is MLETRRELAADPLVAHWVEKGWPLIGRRAVPGEARGIPLGLPLPPSAGKRRLSFVLQPEEIVSTAPPPALGLVVSAAPRAWRCILERVVAVASQHSLEPRVFGSLAWRALTGLPYVTDTSDLDLLLHIHRSTDILRLVADLAAIQAAAPMRLDGELVREDGAAVNWRELSGGARAVLVKTHDEIALRDAGSFLCGEIFR
- the mdcA gene encoding malonate decarboxylase subunit alpha, giving the protein MANWQHGRESRNARIEAGAKLAQGKFVAEADVTRLMEAIIRPGDRVCLEGDNQKQADLLSAALLAVDVAKVNNLHMVQSGIVLSEHLDIFERGVAKKLDYAYSGPQSARIATMLFGGKIELGAVHTYLELFARYFIDLTPNVALIAAVSADHDGNLYTGPNTEDTPTVVEATTFKDGIVFAQVNEIVDHVPRVDIPSDRVHFIVKAGKPFFVEPLFTRDPAAITETQILTAMLAIKGVYAPYGVRRLNHGIGFSTAAIELLLPTYGEKLGLRGKVASQFALNPHPALIPAIESGWVKQIHSFGSEVGMDSYIRARPDVYFTGPDGSLRSNRAFCQVAGLYACDMFIGSTLQIDLQGNSSTVTTSRIAGFGGAPNMGSDARGRRHPSQPWLQAGLEADPGGVAPLRRGRKLVVQIGETFGDKNIPLFVEKLDALALAEKLKLELAPVMIYGDDVTHIITEEGIANLLLCRDANEREQAIRGVAGYTDVGRARDLNLVKQLRERRVICRPEDLDIDPLDADRNMLAARSMKDLVHWSGGLYAPPTQFRNW
- the mdcB gene encoding triphosphoribosyl-dephospho-CoA synthase MdcB; this encodes MTTAQKRIVEQTHAAVREASYLPAIEAIAALAISCLLLELETWPKPGLVSHIDAGSHNDMTAETFRASARAIAPYFYALANAGALGSSMGNLRVIGLEAEAAMFAATAGINTHRGAIFGLGLLCAAAGARTGGRIDAETSLGAVVSNLWGKDIINGPILLHSHGTGASRRYGAGGARMEAALGFPSIYSVGLNALRRGARRAPDDAEAARIETCFALIASIKDTNLLHRGGLEGLRFARSSARRFLQAGGVSRPGWRRSAQAVHEKFIARSLSPGGAADLLAMTLFVDAYERSVCT
- a CDS encoding alpha/beta hydrolase: MRNLKASFATAVALYLVSTLVPASAEPLKNIVLVHGAWVDASGWKPVYEILTKDGFNVTMVQEPETSFPEDVVAAKRVLDLQDGPTLLVGHSYGGSIITEAGVHPKVAGLVYVAAHAPDVGEDEGTLGKKTPSILAKTNGAILKTPDAYTYLKLSDFLKLFAPDLPREQAEFAAKSQVMAAASVFTTPLTAAAWKTKPSWGIVAGSDQIINPDLERWYYARAKSHTIEIKGASHSVYASHPREVAAVIKDAAEKARE
- a CDS encoding AEC family transporter, with the protein product MTYAIFLALAPVFFVMFLGYGAGRLHIVDNYHVDGFNALVMNFALPASLFVATASASRVEMFAQASLFATFGLVMLAMFLAWYSFAHLVSKASKADASLQALTIAFPNLAGVGLPMISAVLGPTGTVPIATALAAGSIIVSPLSLIIVELNVQKGAVAESRSKRIAKALWHALTKPVVLAPALGILFSLSGLATGRVIDSCLILIGQSAPGVALFLTGLVLSSQAFRMNWIVVCAAWMADIVRPLLMAAIAFGLPLSAETAKIAILLAAVPSGFFGILFAVNYRLDSAATGSMVIASTAMSVVTMAIAIVVLFPQ
- a CDS encoding biotin-independent malonate decarboxylase subunit beta, producing MNSGSKMQASMLQHRDQMTSWYEASARTRVRLLLDPETLHEFVGPQMREISPHLRVFDLPEQFDDGIIVGRGELGGSPVFVAAQEGRFMGGAIGEVHGAKLTGLLRAARDIKSVPVLILFDTGGVRLQEANAGEVAVAEIMRAIIEARTAGTKIIGLIGGRAGCYGGGGLIAGCCSALAVSEQGRIAVSGPEVIETNRGVEEFDSRDRALVWRTMGGKHRRLLGGADVFTEDTVEDFRNTAMQLLRSVADFSLATLINEQARLEQRLERFGSCLDAVDVWSAEAVPQPDTVPGLAPDEFKKLVDKAGRINHDAR
- the mdcC gene encoding malonate decarboxylase acyl carrier protein gives rise to the protein MENFQLRHIVRQGARGDNKIAIIGVVASGNLEVLVERVMPDAECLVEIKTAVDGFGEVWAAVVADFVDRYSPGGLRFSINDGGARPDTVSLRLAQAVRLIEGKDQ
- the mdcE gene encoding biotin-independent malonate decarboxylase subunit gamma; amino-acid sequence: MMLDDILASLFPQGHSVKKEEGVITGSAKLRSGGQALVIGICDRTAVGIDEAIWLSGYVLDSLEKDSGPILVMVDSDSQRMSKRDELLGLNEFLAHLAKCLIYANLHGRPTIGLLYGHTAAGAFLATALATRVLVALPGAEPVVMDLPSMAKVTKLSIEMLKERAKSTPVFAPGLQNLFQLGAVQLTWDERTSLADRLEKLLSDTPDAGDRRDTLGKERHGRLKAADIAERVYDLALQR
- a CDS encoding ATP-binding protein, with amino-acid sequence MPNNRASLRPSTRPSSSGAVAANAAQSGGDEGIYFGPFRLNASERLLVKDNVPVAIGGRALDLLIVLTSRPGQVVSVTELLKLVWPDVFVVEANVRVCVTTLRKALGEGRDGVRYVVNVAGRGYSFVAPIRHVSTNSTPGALNLPAVSRNMVGRNETVDVLSLLLLTRRFVSVVGPGGMGKTTVAVAVANTLCKDFGEDAICFFDVGLLTDPAVIPAALASALGCVVQGPDPEPYIRAFVAQKRMLIVLDNCEHVIEAVASLAERLFHAAPSVHLLATSREALRVAGENVHLLLPLDSPDVETPSSARALASSAVQLFVERASSSGYLAELSDRDAPIVANICRRLDGVPLAIELVASRVGTYGIRGTAELLDIGAELTMQGRRDALSRHQTLRAMVDWSFRLLLPDEQQVLLRLSVFVGQFDLSAAHSVAAFASGETQTVSNTIASLVDKSLIWISSTISPASYRLSDTTRAYAVVKLMEGGEAEVVAKRHARHYANVLEVAAAKSWALSDTEISTYAVQLSNIRKALAWSFSDSGDLSIGVELVAHAAGLLLRISLLEECQQWCRKALGALPDGDRGSLLELALQEALAMSIMYTLGNTEEVRAAIERGLELAESLGAREHQADLFCGLNLFLTRRGDFNGALTAAEQGAEIVKAIGRTDQSAMIAWMLSTAHHWAGDQATALQHCKRGMELMSFLPGRRSFFRYRPAERVSFFRYHHYVRRLGTLARTLWLCGFADQGCQIAFQGIKELQDQRLKESPDFNDPILDSITVLYSIPVLHWSGNIKDAVAHTENAIAHAQKYSLAPYYAAGLALRGELMIVSGDASSGVEILRHALKALAANQSNTVTLATLRALAEGLALLGRHDEALKTINEALTQAQRSSGTLWYPDLLRARGQILLGQHRPDYLAAQKSLLEAMDAARKKSALSWELKAAIPLARMWRDQGKSDVARSMLEGIYWRFTEGFKTQDLVAARKLLDQLGSAN